The following nucleotide sequence is from Candidatus Methanosuratincola sp..
CGACCCACACCATCTAGACCAATGAAAAAGTCACGAGCGGCCTCTGCATAATGCCCCCATTCTTTGAGTTAGGTGAGCGTGATGCTTCCGACGACCCTCAGCTTGGCCCCCTCAAGCCGCATCAGCACCCCTCTGGATCCCGGGATGAATGCCATCTCCTTGCCCAAGGATACTTTGAGTTTGGGGTTGCGGCAGCCGCCCCCGCCCACTACCACTTCCTCGATCCTCCCCGGGACGAACTGCATCCAGTGCCCGATGTGGACGACCATCCCTGCCACCAGGGGCTCGTTCCAATACCCATGGATCTCCGCCTCCGCCTCCAACTCCTTCCTCGTTGTCACGGATGCGTTGTTGGTAAGAAGCGCCCCGCGATCCAGATCCTCGGGCTGGACACCCTTGAGGGCGAGCCCCACCCTGTCCCCCTCGAAAGTCGACTCGAAGTCGTCGTCGTGCTTCTGTATCGACCTGACCTGGGCTGCCTTCTCGCCGGGGAGCACCCTCAGCGCGTCGTGCCTTCTGACGGCACCTTGCACAACCGTCCCAAGCACGACCGTCCCTGTCCCCTTGACGTTGAAGGCGTGGTCCACCGCCACGCACCCCCCTTCCTCCCCGCCCGCGGG
It contains:
- a CDS encoding EF-Tu/IF-2/RF-3 family GTPase, coding for MGNLNVAVLGKPGFASRLGKKGTSSDITFYNLKRGDDTVTFIEPTKYPERLAPLFYAVSIAKMAVLAVEKIDATFGETVLMLHSAGVGSGYIVPLGVMKEKVAQLVKGTLLEGYEVFEGDVNRLWEKMVSLASQGTSDPAGGEEGGCVAVDHAFNVKGTGTVVLGTVVQGAVRRHDALRVLPGEKAAQVRSIQKHDDDFESTFEGDRVGLALKGVQPEDLDRGALLTNNASVTTRKELEAEAEIHGYWNEPLVAGMVVHIGHWMQFVPGRIEEVVVGGGGCRNPKLKVSLGKEMAFIPGSRGVLMRLEGAKLRVVGSITLT